A single Oryza brachyantha chromosome 8, ObraRS2, whole genome shotgun sequence DNA region contains:
- the LOC102706867 gene encoding uncharacterized protein LOC102706867 isoform X2, protein MEKKADHCMIDIPTLAQELRVELSSLKSPAEWVAGGSVQPWIFVDKVGESTRSLDPHEYVPQFVSIGPYHRTGDLAREANKVNYLGDVLSAAAADSSAPMKLEDYLSELAHLEHSARRSYVHSFDIPSGEFVRMLLLDACYILVRFGDVLGRRPAPPQPDMANGVVPAGHRVVPTEERRAPSADQRENVAVVRDVLYLAENQIPFFVVDKVYELAFLDGKTRAVDAIARYVHDLLRWTGYTVATPTVVAPPALRPQPANLLHLVHMHFTPTVLTSGKRSRGGRPVGRWRTATEYYFAGVRFKRRALSTDGGGGARSILDVKASRGGGTLQVPRLSIDDQTWRLLRNLMALEQSNPEAAGTHVTAYCVFMSQLACTARDVELLSRRGVIVHGLGNDEQVAELFANLCKGAVFDFDEADQNYLRPVCQTLERRFRSRPRRWMAWLKQKYFLNPWLAAGLVAATIGLACSVIQAVYSVLGYIKPGN, encoded by the exons ATGGAGAAGAAAGCAG ATCACTGTATGATTGACATCCCTACCTTGGCGCAAGAACTGAGGGTTGAACTGTCCAGCTTGAAGTCGCCGGCGGAGTGGGTCGCCGGCGGCTCCGTCCAGCCGTGGATCTTCGTCGACAAGGTTGGTGAATCGACCCGGAGCCTCGACCCGCATGAGTACGTGCCGCAGTTCGTTTCCATCGGGCCGTACCACCGTACCGGCGACCTCGCCAGAGAAGCCAACAAGGTGAATTACCTCGGCGACGtcctctcggcggcggcggcggactcgagCGCGCCGATGAAGCTCGAGGACTACCTCAGCGAGCTGGCGCACCTCGAGCACAGCGCGAGGAGGAGCTACGTCCATTCGTTCGATATCCCCAGCGGTGAGTTCGTGCGGATGCTTCTGCTCGACGCCTGCTACATCCTCGTCCGCTTCGGCGACGTCCTCGGGCGACGccctgcgccgccgcagccggacATGGCGAATGGCGTCGTGCCGGCGGGGCATCGTGTTGTGCCGaccgaggagaggagagcaccCTCGGCCGACCAGCGGGAGAACGTCGCGGTGGTCCGCGACGTGCTCTACCTTGCGGAGAACCAGATCCCGTTCTTCGTCGTGGACAAGGTTTACGAGCTCGCCTTTCTCGACGGCAAAACTAGGGCGGTGGACGCCATCGCGAGGTACGTGCATGACCTCTTGCGGTGGACTGGATACACGGTCGCGACGCCGACCGTGGTGGCGCCACCGGCGCTGCGGCCACAGCCAGCCAATCTGCTTCACCTGGTACACATGCACTTCACGCCCACCGTGCTCACCTCCGGCAAGCGCAGCCGCGGCGGCAGGCCGGTGGGccggtggcgcacggcgacggagTACTACTTTGCCGGCGTGAGGTTCAAGCGCCGGGCTCTCagcaccgacggcggcggcggcgcgcgcagcATCCTCGACGTGAAGGCGAGCAGAGGCGGCGGCACGCTGCAGGTGCCCCGCCTGAGCATCGACGACCAGACGTGGCGGCTGCTGCGCAACCTGATGGCGCTGGAGCAGAGCAACCCGGAGGCCGCGGGCACCCACGTGACGGCGTACTGCGTGTTCATGTCGCAGCTGGCGTGCACGGCGAGGGACGTGGAGCTGCTGTCCCGTCGGGGCGTCATCGTGCACGGCCTGGGCAACGACGAGCAGGTCGCGGAGCTCTTCGCCAACCTGTGCAAGGGCGCCGTGTTCGACTTCGATGAGGCCGACCAGAACTACCTGAGGCCGGTGTGCCAGACGCTGGAGCGGCGGTTCCGgagccggccgcggcggtggatgGCGTGGCTGAAGCAGAAGTACTTCCTCAACCCgtggctcgccgccggcctcgtgGCGGCCACCATCGGGCTCGCGTGCAGCGTGATCCAGGCGGTTTACTCCGTTCTGGGTTACATAAAACCGGGGAACTAG
- the LOC102706867 gene encoding uncharacterized protein LOC102706867 isoform X1, producing the protein MLAWPLMEWSTDHCMIDIPTLAQELRVELSSLKSPAEWVAGGSVQPWIFVDKVGESTRSLDPHEYVPQFVSIGPYHRTGDLAREANKVNYLGDVLSAAAADSSAPMKLEDYLSELAHLEHSARRSYVHSFDIPSGEFVRMLLLDACYILVRFGDVLGRRPAPPQPDMANGVVPAGHRVVPTEERRAPSADQRENVAVVRDVLYLAENQIPFFVVDKVYELAFLDGKTRAVDAIARYVHDLLRWTGYTVATPTVVAPPALRPQPANLLHLVHMHFTPTVLTSGKRSRGGRPVGRWRTATEYYFAGVRFKRRALSTDGGGGARSILDVKASRGGGTLQVPRLSIDDQTWRLLRNLMALEQSNPEAAGTHVTAYCVFMSQLACTARDVELLSRRGVIVHGLGNDEQVAELFANLCKGAVFDFDEADQNYLRPVCQTLERRFRSRPRRWMAWLKQKYFLNPWLAAGLVAATIGLACSVIQAVYSVLGYIKPGN; encoded by the exons ATGCTCGCTTGGCCATTAATGGAGTGGTCGACTG ATCACTGTATGATTGACATCCCTACCTTGGCGCAAGAACTGAGGGTTGAACTGTCCAGCTTGAAGTCGCCGGCGGAGTGGGTCGCCGGCGGCTCCGTCCAGCCGTGGATCTTCGTCGACAAGGTTGGTGAATCGACCCGGAGCCTCGACCCGCATGAGTACGTGCCGCAGTTCGTTTCCATCGGGCCGTACCACCGTACCGGCGACCTCGCCAGAGAAGCCAACAAGGTGAATTACCTCGGCGACGtcctctcggcggcggcggcggactcgagCGCGCCGATGAAGCTCGAGGACTACCTCAGCGAGCTGGCGCACCTCGAGCACAGCGCGAGGAGGAGCTACGTCCATTCGTTCGATATCCCCAGCGGTGAGTTCGTGCGGATGCTTCTGCTCGACGCCTGCTACATCCTCGTCCGCTTCGGCGACGTCCTCGGGCGACGccctgcgccgccgcagccggacATGGCGAATGGCGTCGTGCCGGCGGGGCATCGTGTTGTGCCGaccgaggagaggagagcaccCTCGGCCGACCAGCGGGAGAACGTCGCGGTGGTCCGCGACGTGCTCTACCTTGCGGAGAACCAGATCCCGTTCTTCGTCGTGGACAAGGTTTACGAGCTCGCCTTTCTCGACGGCAAAACTAGGGCGGTGGACGCCATCGCGAGGTACGTGCATGACCTCTTGCGGTGGACTGGATACACGGTCGCGACGCCGACCGTGGTGGCGCCACCGGCGCTGCGGCCACAGCCAGCCAATCTGCTTCACCTGGTACACATGCACTTCACGCCCACCGTGCTCACCTCCGGCAAGCGCAGCCGCGGCGGCAGGCCGGTGGGccggtggcgcacggcgacggagTACTACTTTGCCGGCGTGAGGTTCAAGCGCCGGGCTCTCagcaccgacggcggcggcggcgcgcgcagcATCCTCGACGTGAAGGCGAGCAGAGGCGGCGGCACGCTGCAGGTGCCCCGCCTGAGCATCGACGACCAGACGTGGCGGCTGCTGCGCAACCTGATGGCGCTGGAGCAGAGCAACCCGGAGGCCGCGGGCACCCACGTGACGGCGTACTGCGTGTTCATGTCGCAGCTGGCGTGCACGGCGAGGGACGTGGAGCTGCTGTCCCGTCGGGGCGTCATCGTGCACGGCCTGGGCAACGACGAGCAGGTCGCGGAGCTCTTCGCCAACCTGTGCAAGGGCGCCGTGTTCGACTTCGATGAGGCCGACCAGAACTACCTGAGGCCGGTGTGCCAGACGCTGGAGCGGCGGTTCCGgagccggccgcggcggtggatgGCGTGGCTGAAGCAGAAGTACTTCCTCAACCCgtggctcgccgccggcctcgtgGCGGCCACCATCGGGCTCGCGTGCAGCGTGATCCAGGCGGTTTACTCCGTTCTGGGTTACATAAAACCGGGGAACTAG
- the LOC102721104 gene encoding uncharacterized protein LOC102721104: protein MEAPTIDQHVVDMVSLLAQELRGELDSLKNSSTQRAGGGPALPPVVIDKVGDLTRNVDEQEYVPHYVSIGPYHRISSPKLARDVDKVHRLGEVLSAAAAYSTAPLRLEDFITELALMEHAVRSCYRHPFDVASKDFLRWMLLDACYILVRFGDVLRRRHGEEEEERTVEAVNGVMVRRWYRNLFRVPSKGFLRRVLLDACCVLVRLGDVVGLGRRRLKVPAAAEANGFASGENRVVPSVEREESGVDQQEAVAVVRDVFYLAENQIPFFVVDKVHQMTFLDSKTPALKAIAGYAAALLEGQQYSIATPTKVEEPERPPEPANLLHLLHMHFKPTVLTPSTAGGRPVGRWRTAIEYYFAGVTFKKRPLDLSAKGGARCILDVKVSSGGGTLEVPQLNIDAETWRLLRNLMALEQSNPVAAGSHVTAYCVFMSQLASTDTDVELLSRRGVIVHGLGNHSEVAGHFANLCKGAVFDADDAEQNYLRPVCQKLERRFRSRPRRWMTWLKKKYFANPWLAAGLVAATVGLICSVIQAVYSVLGYVK from the exons ATGGAGGCGCCGACGATAG ATCAACATGTCGTTGACATGGTTTCGCTGTTGGCGCAAGAACTGAGGGGTGAACTCGACAGCCTGAAGAACTCGTCGACGCagcgggccggcggcggccctgCGCTGCCGCCGGTCGTCATCGACAAGGTCGGCGACCTGACCCGCAACGTCGACGAGCAGGAGTACGTGCCTCACTACGTCTCCATCGGGCCGTACCACCGCATCAGCAGCCCCAAGCTCGCCAGGGACGTCGACAAGGTGCATAGGCTCGGGGAGGtcctctcggcggcggcggcatacTCCACGGCGCCACTGCGGCTGGAGGACTTCATCACCGAGCTTGCGCTCATGGAGCACGCCGTGAGGAGCTGCTACAGGCATCCGTTTGACGTCGCGAGCAAGGATTTCCTGCGCTGGATGCTCCTCGACGCGTGCTACATCCTCGTCCGCTTCGGCGACGTCCTGCGGCGCCggcacggcgaggaggaggaggagcgcacGGTGGAAGCTGTTAATGGCGTCATGGTGAGGAGATGGTATAGGAACTTGTTTCGTGTCCCGAGCAAGGGATTCCTGCGCCGGGTGCTGCTCGACGCGTGTTGCGTCCTCGTCCGcctcggcgacgtcgtcggACTCGGACGCCGCCGGCTCAAGgtgcccgcggcggcggaggctaaCGGCTTCGCGTCGGGAGAGAACCGAGTCGTGCCGTCCGTGGAGAGGGAAGAATCCGGCGTCGACCAGCAGGAGGCGGTCGCGGTGGTCCGCGACGTGTTCTACCTCGCGGAGAACCAGATCCCGTTCTTCGTCGTCGACAAGGTCCACCAGATGACGTTTCTTGACAGCAAAACTCCGGCGCTGAAGGCCATCGCGGGCTACGCAGCAGCACTCTTGGAAGGACAGCAGTACTCGATCGCGACGCCGACCAAGGTGGAAGAACCGGagcggccgccggagccggcgaaTCTCCTGCACCTGCTGCACATGCACTTCAAGCCTACCGTACTCACGCCCTCCACCGCCGGAGGTAGGCCCGTCGGACGGTGGCGCACGGCAATCGAGTACTATTTCGCCGGCGTGACATTCAAGAAACGGCCTCTCGATCTCAGCGCCAAGGGCGGCGCACGCTGCATCCTCGACGTCAAGGtgagcagcggcggtggcacgTTGGAGGTGCCTCAGCTGAACATCGACGCCGAGACGTGGCGGCTGCTCCGCAACCTAATGGCGCTGGAGCAGAGCAacccggtggcggcggggagccACGTGACGGCGTACTGCGTGTTCATGTCGCAGCTGGCGAGCACGGACACGGACGTGGAGCTGCTGTCGCGGCGGGGGGTCATCGTGCACGGGCTCGGCAACCACAGCGAGGTCGCCGGGCACTTCGCCAATCTCTGCAAGGGCGCGGTgttcgacgccgacgacgcggaGCAGAATTACCTGAGGCCGGTGTGCCAGAAGCTGGAGAGGCGGTTCCGgagccggccgcggcggtggatgACGTGGCTGAAGAAGAAGTACTTCGCCAACCCgtggctcgccgccggcctcgtgGCGGCCACCGTGGGGCTCATCTGCAGCGTCATCCAAGCGGTTTACTCCGTTCTGGGTTACGTGAAATAA